One window of the Bradyrhizobium sp. NP1 genome contains the following:
- a CDS encoding TRAP transporter small permease produces the protein MTADRQANEDGVPAGPSGQARKNVMDRFIDSIEWIAAFFVGIVALNTFTAVFMRKFFAVTIPDYYNFGQFLLGILIFWGIAATSYRGTHITVDLVWANVSPRYQRMIDVFATLVLLFVVTVQTYTLFDKVASTRAEHIVTMDLQVPIWPFFLVSWIGDVSAVLLIAVRTWRLIFHPEEIHDPRIKTAE, from the coding sequence ATGACCGCTGATCGGCAGGCGAACGAGGACGGCGTGCCCGCCGGTCCGTCCGGGCAGGCGCGCAAGAACGTCATGGACCGCTTCATCGACTCGATCGAATGGATCGCGGCGTTCTTCGTCGGCATCGTCGCGCTCAACACCTTTACCGCGGTGTTCATGCGCAAATTCTTCGCGGTGACGATCCCCGACTACTACAATTTCGGCCAGTTCCTGCTCGGCATCCTGATCTTCTGGGGCATTGCCGCGACCAGCTATCGCGGCACCCACATCACCGTCGATCTGGTCTGGGCCAACGTCTCGCCGCGCTACCAGCGCATGATCGACGTGTTCGCGACCCTGGTGCTCCTGTTCGTGGTGACGGTGCAGACCTACACGCTGTTCGACAAGGTGGCCAGCACGCGGGCCGAGCACATCGTCACCATGGACCTGCAGGTGCCGATCTGGCCGTTCTTCCTGGTGTCGTGGATCGGCGACGTCTCGGCGGTGCTCCTGATCGCGGTGCGCACCTGGCGGCTGATCTTCCACCCCGAAGAAATCCACGATCCTCGAATCAAGACGGCGGAGTAG
- a CDS encoding MarR family transcriptional regulator encodes MLKPDKRTRRDDKAIRPPRAQDKRQTVSVRSPRAGASAPPEELSVPPGFSDLIGYFLRIAQEASFQALRQAAGKADLKPGWYTILSILSANPGLTPTELSRLCGRDRSTLTATLHGLDSRGLIARRRKDRDQRSYGVKLTASGEAMLRRLRVIAHAHDARLDAIVGRDKPALLALLRRLVDGLAAPAPQRPPNRRIGKRAKTR; translated from the coding sequence ATGCTCAAGCCAGACAAGCGCACGCGGCGCGACGACAAGGCCATTCGTCCGCCGCGCGCGCAGGACAAGCGCCAGACCGTGAGCGTACGAAGCCCTCGGGCCGGCGCGAGCGCGCCGCCGGAAGAGCTTTCGGTGCCGCCGGGCTTCTCCGACCTGATCGGCTATTTCCTGCGCATCGCGCAGGAGGCCTCGTTCCAGGCGCTGCGCCAGGCCGCCGGCAAGGCCGACCTCAAGCCCGGCTGGTACACCATCCTGTCGATCCTGTCGGCCAATCCCGGCCTCACGCCTACCGAATTGTCGCGGCTGTGCGGCCGTGACCGTTCCACGCTGACTGCGACCCTGCACGGGCTCGATTCGCGCGGGCTGATCGCGCGCCGTCGCAAGGACAGGGATCAGCGCAGCTATGGCGTGAAGCTGACCGCGTCCGGCGAGGCCATGCTGCGCCGGCTGCGCGTCATCGCGCACGCCCATGACGCGCGGCTCGACGCGATCGTGGGACGCGACAAGCCGGCGCTGCTCGCGCTGCTGCGCCGGCTCGTCGACGGGCTCGCCGCGCCGGCCCCGCAGCGCCCGCCAAACAGGAGGATTGGCAAGCGCGCAAAAACTCGATAA